The genomic segment TCATCGGGTTGCGCGTTGCGCCCGAGTGGCGTGTCGGCCGCGTACCCCGCCATGGCGTCCGCCTGCTCAGGGCGCTCGGTCATCGGCGTGACCGTGTAGCCCGGGCTGACGGAGTTGACCCGGATCCCGTGTGGCGCCCATTCCCAGGCCAGGCTCCGGCCGAGGTGGACGACGCCTGCCTTCGCCGTGTTGTAGTGCGCCTGATGCAGCCCTCGGTTGGCGATGGTCGCCGACATCGAGGCGATGTTGACGATCGCGCCGCCGCCGTTGCGCATCATCGCCCGCCCCTCGGCCTGCGCCGACAGGAACACACCCGTCAGGTCGATGTCGATCACACGCTGCCATTGCCCTGGGGTCATCTCCTCCGCAGGAGCCGCACCCGCGATGCCGGCGGCGTTGACGGCCAGGGCAAGCGGGCCCAGCTCGTGCTCCACGATGAAAACCGCGCTGTCGAGTTGGTCGGCATCGGTGACGTCTGCGGTCGCGGCGAGGGCGAGACCTCCGATCGAGCGGATGCTGTCCGCCGTCTCGATCGCGCCGGCGGCCGTGACGTCGATGCACCCCACTGCGGCGCCCGACCGCGAGAGCTCGAGGGCGATGGCCCGGCCGATTCCGCTTCCCGCACCCGTGACGAAGGCGACGGCGCCGTTGAAGCCGAAATTGATGGATGACATCACTGATGTTCCTCGCAGATCTGCGCGTTCGTCGTCTTCATGCCGCCTCCTGATCGCATCCGCAACTTCGTCGGACGACGAGCATGTTCTCGAGCGCGCGGTGGATGACCTCGGCGGGGCTCTCGATGAGGTGGGCGACCGCCTGTGCGCCCATCTCGGTGATGGGCTGCGCGATCGAGCTGAGTGGCGGGACGGCGAACGCGCCGGCTGTCGTTCCGTCGATCGCGACCACGGCGACATCCCCGGGAACCGCGATCCCCTCCCGGTCCAGGCCGCGCAACAGGCCCAGGGCCTGAATGTCCGAAGACACCAGGACGGCGGTGGGTGCGGGCGTCTGTGCGGCGACGGCCCGCGCGGCTGAGAAGCCCCCTGCGAAGCTGAACGCGGCGCGCTCCGCCACCGACGGGTCGAGCTGCGCTTCGTCGAGCGCGCGCCGCCAGCCGTCCTGCCGTGCGTCGGAGACTCCGGCATCAGGACCGCCGACGAACGCTATGACGCGATGCCCGTGTTCGATGAGGTGCTGGGTTCCGACGTAGGCTCCGCGCTCATTGTCCGCGCGGATCGTCGAGATGGGGGCTTCATCAGGCGATCGGTCCAATGCGACGACGGGGATGGCGAGGTC from the Microbacterium atlanticum genome contains:
- a CDS encoding SDR family oxidoreductase; amino-acid sequence: MSSINFGFNGAVAFVTGAGSGIGRAIALELSRSGAAVGCIDVTAAGAIETADSIRSIGGLALAATADVTDADQLDSAVFIVEHELGPLALAVNAAGIAGAAPAEEMTPGQWQRVIDIDLTGVFLSAQAEGRAMMRNGGGAIVNIASMSATIANRGLHQAHYNTAKAGVVHLGRSLAWEWAPHGIRVNSVSPGYTVTPMTERPEQADAMAGYAADTPLGRNAQPDDIAGPVAFLLSSAASYITGIDLLVDGGHVIW
- a CDS encoding LacI family DNA-binding transcriptional regulator, with protein sequence MAVTRNDVARAAGVSAAVVSYVLNDGPRPVSDASRRRVLEAVESLGYRPDGLARSLRMGRTNTLGLVLPDASNPFFAELARSIEDAAYTRGYAVMVCNSADDIERERTYIASLAGRRIDGLILVSATADQDLTDLTDLAIPVVALDRSPDEAPISTIRADNERGAYVGTQHLIEHGHRVIAFVGGPDAGVSDARQDGWRRALDEAQLDPSVAERAAFSFAGGFSAARAVAAQTPAPTAVLVSSDIQALGLLRGLDREGIAVPGDVAVVAIDGTTAGAFAVPPLSSIAQPITEMGAQAVAHLIESPAEVIHRALENMLVVRRSCGCDQEAA